One window of the Eucalyptus grandis isolate ANBG69807.140 chromosome 8, ASM1654582v1, whole genome shotgun sequence genome contains the following:
- the LOC104416820 gene encoding disease resistance protein RUN1-like, whose protein sequence is MYVNLPRHLNLALNQNGLFTYIDNKEMRKGQQIWLELMKVIEESHIAIIIFSKNYASSWWCLEEVAKIMECMKQKDLIVLPVFYKVEPREVRKWRGSYGRALAKHESEFGKDSYKVKRWKDALANAGNLSGWHVNDEVEAKLIKEIVNEISMQLDRRPLHVAKHLVGIHPQVIKLNSMLKLESRDDIRMIGLWGPGGIGKTTLSLELYNNNYRQFEGSCFFADVRKASEEPKGLVALQEVLLSKILLGQKLVVSSSHRGINLMQDRLCRKEVLLVLDDVNDKEQLDALVGEPGWFGEGSRIIITTRNKYLLTSHGIDEDHIYEVKPLEYYDALELLNKHAFQRNNKNIIRKDLVNMALHYANGLPLALKVLGCSLCCRREREWESTLHNLAKFPNKIINDALKWSYDGLEDHEKEIFLDIACFFEGQSKEYIMRVLDSWDFDPTIVVQVLVEKSLIIEEREIIRMRNLIQLMAMNIIRQECPNDPGRRTRLWLFDDFRNVLSRHLVTDALQSIVLILPEPEKINIGPNALTNLRRLKKLIMKNVHNSFQDPIYLPSELKWFEWPECCPCIPKSSSGPKESAKLDLHESNIQALSKQLKENFQALDKQLKVRI, encoded by the exons ATGTACGTAAACCTTCCTCGTCATCTAAACTTGGCTCTCAACCAGAATGGTTTATTTACGTATATTGACAACAAGGAAATGAGGAAAGGACAACAAATATGGCTGGAGCTTATGAAGGTGATTGAGGAATCGCACATTgcaatcatcattttctccaaGAACTATGCTTCCTCATGGTGGTGTTTGGAAGAGGTGGCAAAAATCATGGAATGCATGAAACAGAAGGACCTGATTGTGTTGCCGGTGTTTTACAAGGTGGAACCAAGAGAAGTGAGAAAGTGGAGAGGGAGTTATGGAAGAGCTTTGGCTAAACATGAGTCCGAATTCGGGAAGGATTCGTacaaagtgaagagatggaaggaCGCTCTTGCTAATGCCGGTAACTTATCTGGGTGGCACGTTAATGATGA AGTTGAAGCAAAGCTTATAAAGGAAATTGTGAACGAGATCTCTATGCAGCTTGATCGAAGACCCTTACATGTTGCTAAGCATTTGGTTGGGATACATCCTCAAGTGATAAAGCTGAATTCAATGTTAAAACTTGAGTCTCGTGATGATATTCGCATGATAGGATTATGGGGACCAGGAGGCATAGGGAAGACAACTTTAAGTTTAGAACTTTACAATAATAATTATAGGCAATTTGAGGGTTCATGTTTTTTCGCAGATGTTCGCAAAGCTTCAGAAGAACCTAAAGGTTTAGTTGCTTTGCAAGAAGTATTGTTGTCTAAGATATTACTGGGACAAAAATTAGTAGTGTCTAGTTCTCATAGAGGTATTAATTTAATGCAAGATAGACTTTGCCGCAAGGAAGTTCTCCTAGTTCTTGATGATGTCAATGACAAAGAACAGTTAGATGCTTTAGTCGGAGAACCAGGGTGGTTTGGTGAAGGAAGTAGGATCATCATTACCACGAGAAATAAGTATTTGCTAACTTCTCATGGGATAGATGAAGATCACATCTATGAAGTTAAACCTCTAGAGTATTATGATGCTCTTGAACTTCTCAATAAACATGCTtttcaaagaaacaacaaaaatataataaggaAGGATCTTGTAAATATGGCTTTGCATTATGCTAATGGACTTCCTTTAGCACTTAAGGTATTGGGTTGTTCCCTTTGTTGTAGAAGAGAACGTGAGTGGGAAAGTACATTGCATAATCTTGCCAAGTTTCCTAACAAGATCATCAATGATGCTCTTAAGTGGAGTTATGATGGACTAGAAGACCATGAAAAGGAAATCTTCCTtgatattgcttgtttctttgagGGGCAATCTAAAGAGTACATTATGAGAGTTCTTGACTCTTGGGACTTTGACCCTACAATTGTTGTACAAGTTCTTGTTGAGAAGTCCTTGataattgaagagagagagatcatacGAATGCGTAACTTGATTCAATTGATGGCCATGAATATCATTAGACAAGAATGTCCTAATGATCCTGGAAGACGTACTAGGTTATggctttttgatgattttcgtAATGTTCTGTCAAGGCATTTG GTAACAGATGCATTACAGTCGATAGTTTTAATTTTACCTGAGCCAGAGAAAATAAACATAGGTCCTAATGCTCTTACAAATttgagaaggttgaagaagctCATCATGAAGAATGTGCATAACTCTTTCCAAGATCCCATCTATCTTCCTAGTGAACTAAAATGGTTTGAATGGCCTGAATGTTGTCCTTGCATCCCAAAATCTTCCTCTGGTCCTAAGGAGTCAGCTAAACTTGATTTGCATGAAAGCAACATCCAAGCACTGAGTAAGCAACTTAAGGAGAACTTCCAAGCACTGGATAAGCAACTTAAGGTGCGCATTTAA